The Erythrobacter litoralis HTCC2594 nucleotide sequence TCCGCCCCTCTCGTTCGCCGCAGGGCTTCTTCCCTCCAGCGCCGCCATGCGATAGCAGTCGTGTCTTAAGCCAAGATCAGTCGGGAGAGCGAGCATGAAGTTGGAACAAGGCCACGCGGCTATCGTGACCGGGGGCGCATCGGGGCTCGGCCATGCCAGTGTCGTGGCGTTGGCCGAGGCGGGCTTCAAGGTTGCGATCTTCGACATCAACACCGATGAAAGCCCGGCCAAGGCCGATGCGATCGGCGGGACTTTTCATCACGTCGACATCACCGACGAGCAATCGGTGGTCGACGGTTTCGAGGCGGCCCGCGCGGCGCATGGCCAGGAACGGGTGACCGTCCACTGCGCGATGACCAGCAAGCGCGGCAAGACCATCGGCTGGGACAAGGAAGCCGGCCGCTACAAGAAGCTGCCGACCGAGGATTACGCCTTCGGCGCGGAGGGCGTACTCGTTTCAAGCTTTCGCATCGCCAGCCATTCGGCGCTCGGGATGGCGAACAGCGAGCCCGTGACCGCGGACGGTGAGCGCGGGGCGATTATCCTGACCGCCAGCGTCGCGGCGCAGGATGGGCAGATCGGGCAGGTGATCTACGGCAGCTGCAAGAGCGGCGTGAACGGCCTTGTCCTGCCGATGGCGCGCGATTTGATGGACCTGGGCATTCGCGTCAATTCGATCATGCCCGGCATCTTTGCGACTCCGCTCATGCTCGGCATGAAGGACCGCAACCCGCAGATGTGGGACCAGCTCAATGCCAGCGTTCCCTTCCCCAAGCGGCTCGGCCATCCGGAGGAGTTCGCCAGCCTCGTCCTCGAAATCGTTCGCAACGGCTATATCAACGGGCACCAGTTCCGGCTCGACGGGGCAATCCGGATGCCGCCGAAATAGAGGTCATCGCACCGGCTCAAATGCACCAGTCGAACTGGGGACCTGTATCGTTGCGACCGCGCGCGGCGATCAGGCGGGCGTGTTGCGCAAGGATCGTCTTGCTGCCGGTATTGCTGCACAGGAACGGCAGGAGCCCGTGAACAATGCACCCGATGCCTGCGCGCACGAGCGGGAAGCCAAAGCTCCATGCTACCTGCAGGTGTTCCAGATAGGTCTCGCCGACACTGCCGGGGTGTTCTGTAAAAAGTCGCATGATCGGCAAATCTCCTAAAGCAAATGTGCAGCGGCCAGCGCCGCCACGAAGGCGGTCAAGGTCGTGACGATGACGGGGCCGAAACTGCGCATATTATGGGCAAGCAGACCGGCAAGATTGGATTTTATCGCCGCGGCGGTGACGGCAAACAGCAGCAGCAACCGCGCGGCGTCCGAAGCCGCTGCGGTCACGGCGGGCGGCAGCGCGACCAAGCTGCCGAGCGCCACAAGCATGACGAAACCGACGATGAACCACGGCAGCGCTTGCGAGAACGAAAGGCTGCGGGCACCGCTATTCGTATCGCGGGAGCGACCAAGAGCGATCGATACCAGCACCAAAACCGGCACCAGCATCGCCACGCGCGACAATTTGACCACCGTTGCAACCTCGCCCGCGCCCTCCGAATAGGCGAACCCGCCGCCGATGGCCTGTGCGACATCATGGATCGAAGCGCCGATGAGGAATCCGGCCTGCGTATCGGTGAGACCCAGCAACGAGGCGATCGCCGGATAGAACGTCATGGCCGTTGCACTGGCGATCGTGGTGCCGAGCAGGACGATGGTGAATTGCTCGGAGCTGATCCGTTTCTCGCCGATGATGGACCACAGCGCGAGCGCCGCCGAAGCACCGCAAATCGCGGTCGCGCCGCCCGCGAGCAAGCCGAACATCATGTCTTGGCGCAGAAGGCGGGCAGCGAGAAGCCCGGCAGCGATCACGACAGCCATGATCCCGAGCAGCGTCGCGAACGGGACGAATCCAAGACCTGCGATTTCTCCGAAGGTGATCCTCAGACCAATGAGCACGATCCCGATCCGCAGGAGCGTTTGCGAAGCGAAATCTAGCCCCGGCTGCAAGCGCCGGTCGCTATTGGTGAAGCTGAGCGCGAAGCCGATCAGCAGGCCCATCAGCACGGCAGGCGGGCCATAGTGCTCGCTCAACCATAGGGCCGCGAGAGAGGCGACGAGCACCAGTCCCAGGCCCGGCAGGTAGGATGCCAGGCTGCGCTGCGGCGGGCTGTCGGCGAGTTGCAGCTCCCCGAAGAGATCCGCCATGTAGTAGCTGTCGGGGCCCTTGCTCACGCCGCTAATTCCGTGTTGCCATCAGGTGGGACGGATCGGTCCAGCGCAAGCGGAAACCGGACGCTTTCAGCGTCTGTGTCAGCCGCTTGGGCACATCGGCCCTGCCTCGCCGTGCGAGCGTCTGGAAATGCACCTCGATGGC carries:
- a CDS encoding YeiH family protein, which codes for MSKGPDSYYMADLFGELQLADSPPQRSLASYLPGLGLVLVASLAALWLSEHYGPPAVLMGLLIGFALSFTNSDRRLQPGLDFASQTLLRIGIVLIGLRITFGEIAGLGFVPFATLLGIMAVVIAAGLLAARLLRQDMMFGLLAGGATAICGASAALALWSIIGEKRISSEQFTIVLLGTTIASATAMTFYPAIASLLGLTDTQAGFLIGASIHDVAQAIGGGFAYSEGAGEVATVVKLSRVAMLVPVLVLVSIALGRSRDTNSGARSLSFSQALPWFIVGFVMLVALGSLVALPPAVTAAASDAARLLLLFAVTAAAIKSNLAGLLAHNMRSFGPVIVTTLTAFVAALAAAHLL
- a CDS encoding SDR family oxidoreductase; the protein is MKLEQGHAAIVTGGASGLGHASVVALAEAGFKVAIFDINTDESPAKADAIGGTFHHVDITDEQSVVDGFEAARAAHGQERVTVHCAMTSKRGKTIGWDKEAGRYKKLPTEDYAFGAEGVLVSSFRIASHSALGMANSEPVTADGERGAIILTASVAAQDGQIGQVIYGSCKSGVNGLVLPMARDLMDLGIRVNSIMPGIFATPLMLGMKDRNPQMWDQLNASVPFPKRLGHPEEFASLVLEIVRNGYINGHQFRLDGAIRMPPK
- a CDS encoding DUF6356 family protein, whose translation is MRLFTEHPGSVGETYLEHLQVAWSFGFPLVRAGIGCIVHGLLPFLCSNTGSKTILAQHARLIAARGRNDTGPQFDWCI